A single region of the Streptomyces sp. NBC_00425 genome encodes:
- a CDS encoding ParA family protein, whose product MRTRGPGSAGLEAVGSVAVRTFAAHQSQSSPQLALSALQSMDGHHVNAMAGDGSGAPHNHFADYDELPDGHFYDPDAEYEPDPEYAATLAPDAARQRRERVGPTGRPLPYFPIPGPLTEHGPAKIIAMCNQKGGVGKTTSTINLGAALAEYGRRVLLVDFDPQGALSVGLGVNPMELDLTVYNLLMERGMAADEVLLKTAVPNMDLLPSNIDLSAAEVQLVSEVARESTLQRALKPLMDDYDYIVIDCQPSLGLLTVNALTAAHKVIVPLECEFFALRGVALLTETIEKVQERLNPELELDGILATMYDSRTVHSREVLARVVEAFDDHVYHTVIGRTVRFPETTVAGEPITTYASNSVGAAAYRQLAREVLARCHAE is encoded by the coding sequence ATGCGTACGCGGGGCCCGGGTTCCGCGGGGCTCGAGGCTGTCGGCTCCGTCGCTGTCCGAACCTTCGCAGCCCACCAGAGCCAGAGCAGCCCCCAGTTGGCTCTGTCAGCACTCCAGAGCATGGATGGCCATCACGTGAACGCCATGGCCGGCGACGGAAGTGGCGCGCCCCACAACCACTTCGCCGACTACGACGAACTGCCCGACGGGCACTTCTACGACCCCGACGCCGAATACGAGCCGGATCCGGAGTACGCGGCCACGCTCGCGCCCGACGCGGCCCGACAGCGCCGTGAGCGCGTCGGTCCGACCGGACGCCCGCTGCCGTACTTCCCGATCCCGGGCCCGCTGACCGAACACGGCCCCGCGAAGATCATCGCGATGTGCAACCAGAAGGGCGGCGTGGGCAAGACCACGTCGACCATCAACCTGGGTGCCGCGCTCGCGGAGTACGGACGGCGCGTGCTGCTCGTGGACTTCGACCCGCAGGGCGCGCTGTCGGTGGGACTCGGCGTCAATCCGATGGAGCTCGACCTCACCGTCTACAACCTGCTCATGGAGCGGGGCATGGCGGCGGACGAGGTGCTCCTGAAGACAGCGGTCCCCAACATGGACCTGCTGCCCAGCAACATCGACCTGTCGGCCGCCGAGGTGCAGCTGGTCTCCGAGGTCGCGCGCGAGTCCACGCTCCAGCGTGCGCTCAAGCCGCTGATGGACGACTACGACTACATCGTCATCGACTGCCAGCCCTCGCTCGGCCTGCTCACCGTCAACGCCCTGACGGCCGCCCACAAGGTGATCGTGCCGCTGGAGTGCGAGTTCTTCGCACTGCGCGGTGTGGCCCTGCTCACCGAGACCATCGAGAAGGTCCAGGAACGGCTCAACCCCGAGCTGGAGCTCGACGGAATCCTGGCGACCATGTACGACTCGCGCACCGTGCACAGCCGCGAGGTGCTGGCGCGTGTCGTCGAGGCCTTCGACGACCACGTCTACCACACGGTCATCGGGCGCACGGTCCGCTTCCCGGAGACCACGGTCGCCGGTGAGCCGATCACCACGTACGCGTCCAACTCCGTCGGCGCAGCCGCCTACCGTCAGCTCGCCAGGGAGGTGCTCGCCCGGTGTCACGCCGAGTGA
- a CDS encoding NUDIX hydrolase, whose protein sequence is MRGHDRRADDKCAYDKYAYEPFAVTVDLAVLTLRAGALHVLLVERGQEPYAGRWALPGGFVQPDESAETAARRELAEETGLKDVSGLHLEQLRTYSEPGRDPRMRVVSVAFAALLPDAPEPMGGGDAVQARWQPYDDARPLAFDHDRILADAHDRVGAGLEYTCLATAFCPPEFTLGELQQVYETVWGTGLDRPNFRRKVLATPGFVEPVPGGARLTGGRGKPAALYRAGAATALHPPLLRPPRKGRSA, encoded by the coding sequence ATGCGGGGCCACGACCGGCGCGCCGACGACAAGTGCGCCTACGACAAGTACGCCTACGAGCCCTTCGCCGTCACCGTCGATCTCGCCGTCCTCACGCTCCGCGCGGGCGCCCTGCACGTGCTGCTCGTCGAGCGCGGCCAGGAGCCGTACGCCGGCCGGTGGGCGCTGCCCGGCGGCTTCGTGCAGCCGGACGAGTCCGCGGAGACGGCCGCCCGGCGCGAACTCGCCGAGGAGACCGGTCTGAAGGACGTCTCCGGCCTGCACCTCGAGCAGCTGCGCACCTACAGCGAGCCCGGCCGCGACCCCCGGATGCGGGTCGTCTCGGTCGCCTTCGCCGCCCTGCTGCCCGACGCGCCCGAGCCGATGGGCGGCGGCGACGCGGTCCAGGCGCGCTGGCAGCCGTACGACGACGCCCGGCCGCTCGCCTTCGATCACGACCGGATCCTGGCGGACGCCCACGACCGGGTCGGCGCGGGGCTCGAGTACACCTGCCTCGCGACCGCCTTCTGCCCGCCCGAGTTCACCCTCGGGGAGCTCCAGCAGGTCTACGAGACCGTGTGGGGGACCGGCCTCGACCGGCCCAACTTCCGCCGCAAGGTGCTCGCCACCCCGGGCTTCGTCGAGCCCGTCCCCGGCGGCGCGCGCCTCACCGGCGGCCGCGGCAAACCCGCCGCCCTCTACCGGGCGGGGGCCGCCACCGCGCTCCATCCGCCCCTGCTGCGACCGCCCCGGAAAGGACGTTCCGCATGA
- a CDS encoding pseudouridine synthase: protein MRNSSGRNSSGNNGGSRGGNSGGRGGSSGGRGGSGGGRGASAGGRGNSRGAGSGRDDQQGARPKNPRPEERRYDVGPGGTHEGPKSGRGASARGGAKGGPKQGQGTGRGRWVPATSREYEARAEERNRERYAGKKDVKTPKTFPGAEQEGERLQKVLARAGYGSRRSCEELIEQARVEVNGEIVLEQGKRVDPEKDEVKVDGLTVATQTYQFFSLNKPAGVVSTMEDNEGRQCLGDYVTNRETRLFHVGRLDTETEGVILLTNHGELAHRLTHPKYGVKKVYLAHIVGPIPRDLGKKLKDGIQLEDGYAKADHFRVVEQTGKNYLVEVTLHEGRKHIVRRMLAEAGFPVDKLVRVAFGPITLGDQKSGWLRRLSNTEVGMLMQEVDL, encoded by the coding sequence ATGCGAAACAGCAGCGGCAGGAACAGCAGCGGAAACAACGGCGGGAGCCGTGGTGGCAACAGCGGCGGCCGCGGCGGGAGCAGCGGTGGCCGGGGCGGGAGCGGCGGTGGCCGCGGCGCGAGTGCCGGTGGCCGCGGTAACTCCCGCGGCGCCGGGAGTGGCCGCGACGACCAGCAGGGCGCCAGGCCGAAGAACCCGCGCCCGGAGGAGCGCCGCTACGACGTGGGTCCCGGCGGCACCCACGAGGGTCCGAAGTCCGGGCGCGGCGCCTCCGCGCGCGGCGGCGCCAAGGGCGGCCCCAAGCAGGGGCAGGGCACCGGGCGCGGCCGTTGGGTCCCGGCGACCTCGCGGGAGTACGAGGCGCGGGCCGAGGAGCGCAACCGCGAGCGGTACGCGGGCAAGAAGGACGTCAAGACGCCCAAGACCTTCCCGGGCGCCGAGCAGGAGGGCGAGCGGCTGCAGAAGGTCCTCGCACGCGCGGGCTACGGCTCCCGGCGCTCCTGCGAGGAGCTGATCGAGCAGGCGAGGGTCGAGGTCAACGGCGAGATCGTCCTGGAGCAGGGCAAGCGGGTCGACCCGGAGAAGGACGAGGTGAAGGTCGACGGCCTGACCGTCGCCACGCAGACGTACCAGTTCTTCTCGCTGAACAAGCCGGCCGGCGTCGTCTCCACGATGGAGGACAACGAGGGCCGGCAGTGCCTCGGCGACTACGTGACCAACCGCGAGACGCGGCTGTTCCACGTCGGCCGGCTCGACACCGAGACCGAGGGCGTCATCCTGCTGACCAACCACGGTGAGCTGGCGCACCGGCTGACCCACCCCAAGTACGGCGTGAAGAAGGTCTATCTCGCGCACATCGTGGGCCCCATCCCGCGTGACCTGGGCAAGAAGCTCAAGGACGGCATCCAGCTTGAGGACGGGTACGCGAAGGCGGACCACTTCCGGGTCGTCGAGCAGACCGGCAAGAACTACCTGGTCGAGGTGACCCTCCACGAGGGCCGCAAGCACATCGTGCGCCGGATGCTGGCCGAGGCCGGCTTCCCGGTCGACAAGCTGGTGCGCGTCGCCTTCGGGCCGATCACCCTGGGCGACCAGAAGTCGGGCTGGCTGCGCCGGCTGTCCAACACCGAGGTCGGCATGCTGATGCAGGAAGTCGACCTCTAG
- a CDS encoding DUF6529 family protein, which translates to MTVDPNAATQGFPGPEPAPSGPRPARYLVPALVAAAVALALGVYGRVHDPAGTAFNLAGFSSTGAVKSWLASAAMLFALVQLVSALMLYGKVPGPAWSGTLHRWSGRAAFLIAVPVAVHCLYALGWQTYETRVMWHSVLGCFFFGAFSAKMLLLRWERLPGWLLPLVGGLVFAVLTVVWLTSALWFFRTFGVTT; encoded by the coding sequence ATGACCGTCGACCCGAACGCCGCCACCCAGGGCTTCCCCGGCCCCGAGCCGGCACCGAGCGGTCCGCGTCCGGCGCGCTATCTGGTCCCGGCGCTCGTCGCCGCCGCGGTGGCGCTCGCCCTCGGCGTGTACGGCCGTGTCCACGACCCGGCCGGGACGGCCTTCAACCTGGCCGGCTTCAGCAGCACGGGCGCGGTGAAGTCCTGGCTGGCGTCGGCCGCGATGCTCTTCGCGCTGGTGCAGCTGGTCTCGGCGCTGATGCTGTACGGGAAGGTGCCGGGCCCCGCCTGGTCCGGCACGCTGCACCGCTGGTCGGGCCGCGCGGCCTTCCTGATCGCCGTCCCGGTTGCGGTGCACTGCCTGTACGCGCTTGGCTGGCAGACGTACGAAACGCGCGTGATGTGGCACTCCGTCCTGGGTTGCTTCTTCTTCGGTGCTTTCAGTGCCAAGATGCTGCTGCTCCGCTGGGAGCGACTCCCGGGATGGCTGCTGCCGCTCGTCGGCGGACTCGTCTTCGCCGTGCTGACGGTCGTCTGGCTGACCTCGGCCCTCTGGTTCTTCCGCACGTTCGGAGTGACGACATGA
- the cmk gene encoding (d)CMP kinase — MENGAAQPVIVAIDGPSGTGKSSTSKAVASRLGLSYLDTGAQYRAITWWMVTNGIDIEDPTAIAAVAGKPEILSGTDPAAPTITVDGVDVAGPIRTQEVTSKVSAVSAVPEVRSRITELQRSLAASAEQGIVVEGRDIGTTVLPDADLKVFLTASPEARAARRSGELKGADLHSTREALIRRDAADSSRKTSPLAKAGDAVEVDTTELTLTQVIERVVTLVEENRAAK, encoded by the coding sequence GTGGAAAACGGCGCCGCCCAGCCCGTGATTGTCGCCATAGACGGCCCCTCCGGCACGGGCAAGTCCAGCACGTCCAAGGCCGTGGCCTCCCGGCTCGGACTGAGCTACCTGGACACCGGCGCCCAGTACCGGGCGATCACGTGGTGGATGGTGACCAACGGGATCGACATCGAGGACCCCACGGCGATCGCGGCAGTCGCCGGCAAGCCCGAGATCCTCTCCGGCACCGACCCGGCCGCCCCGACCATCACGGTCGACGGCGTCGACGTCGCCGGACCGATCCGCACCCAGGAGGTCACCTCCAAGGTCAGCGCGGTGAGCGCCGTGCCGGAGGTGCGGTCCCGGATCACCGAGCTGCAGCGCTCGCTGGCGGCCTCCGCCGAGCAGGGCATCGTCGTGGAGGGACGCGACATCGGCACGACCGTGCTGCCCGACGCCGATCTGAAGGTCTTCCTCACCGCCTCCCCGGAGGCCCGCGCGGCCCGCCGCAGCGGCGAACTGAAGGGCGCGGATCTGCACAGCACCCGTGAGGCGCTGATCAGGCGGGACGCGGCCGACTCCTCCCGCAAGACCTCCCCGCTCGCCAAGGCCGGCGACGCCGTCGAGGTGGACACCACCGAGCTGACGCTCACCCAGGTCATCGAGCGCGTGGTGACTCTCGTCGAGGAGAATCGGGCCGCGAAGTGA
- the ald gene encoding alanine dehydrogenase translates to MIDVKVGIPREVKNNEFRVAITPAGVHELVRHGHQVVVERGAGVGSSITDEEYVAAGARILETADEVWATADLLLKVKEPIAEEYHRLRKDQTLFTYLHLAASKECTDALVESGTTAIAYETVELPSRALPLLAPMSEVAGRLAPQVGAYHLMRANGGRGVLPGGVPGVLAAKAVVIGGGVSGWNAAQIAIGMGFHVTLLDKDINKLKEADKVFGTKIQTVVSNAFELEKACLEADLVIGAVLIPGAKAPKLVTNELVSRMKPGSVLVDIAIDQGGCFEDSRPTTHAEPTFPVHNSVFYCVANMPGAVPNTSTYALTNATLPYIVELADKGWVEALRRDAALAKGLNAHDGKVVYREVAEAHGLEHVDLDSLLG, encoded by the coding sequence GTGATCGACGTGAAGGTCGGCATCCCCCGCGAGGTCAAGAACAACGAGTTCCGGGTGGCCATCACCCCCGCCGGTGTGCACGAACTGGTGCGCCACGGTCACCAGGTCGTCGTCGAACGAGGCGCCGGCGTCGGCTCGTCCATCACGGACGAGGAGTACGTGGCGGCCGGGGCGCGCATCCTGGAGACCGCCGACGAGGTGTGGGCCACGGCCGACCTGCTGCTGAAGGTCAAGGAGCCCATCGCCGAGGAGTACCACCGCCTCCGCAAGGACCAGACGCTCTTCACCTACCTGCACCTGGCCGCGTCCAAGGAGTGCACGGACGCGCTCGTCGAGTCCGGGACCACCGCGATCGCCTACGAGACCGTCGAGCTGCCGAGCCGCGCGCTGCCGCTGCTCGCCCCGATGTCCGAGGTCGCGGGCCGGCTGGCCCCCCAGGTCGGCGCCTACCACCTGATGCGCGCCAACGGGGGCCGCGGGGTGCTGCCGGGCGGCGTCCCCGGCGTGCTGGCCGCCAAGGCGGTCGTCATCGGCGGCGGCGTCTCCGGCTGGAACGCCGCGCAGATCGCCATCGGCATGGGCTTCCACGTGACCCTGCTCGACAAGGACATCAACAAGCTCAAGGAAGCCGACAAGGTCTTCGGCACGAAGATCCAGACCGTCGTCTCCAACGCCTTCGAGCTGGAGAAGGCCTGCCTCGAGGCGGACCTCGTGATCGGCGCCGTCCTCATCCCGGGCGCCAAGGCCCCGAAGCTGGTCACCAACGAGCTGGTCTCCCGGATGAAGCCCGGAAGTGTCCTTGTCGACATCGCGATCGACCAGGGCGGCTGCTTCGAGGACTCCCGCCCGACCACCCACGCCGAGCCGACCTTCCCGGTGCACAACTCGGTCTTCTACTGCGTCGCCAACATGCCCGGCGCGGTCCCCAACACCTCCACCTACGCCCTCACCAACGCCACGCTGCCCTACATCGTCGAACTCGCCGACAAGGGCTGGGTCGAGGCGCTGCGCCGCGACGCCGCGCTGGCGAAGGGTCTCAACGCCCATGACGGCAAGGTCGTTTACCGCGAGGTCGCGGAGGCGCACGGCCTGGAGCACGTGGACCTCGATTCCCTGCTGGGCTGA
- the aroH gene encoding chorismate mutase yields the protein MAVRAVRGAVQLQRDDAGHMDEQVGALLTAVMERNALSADDLISIWFTATPDLHSDFPAAAARKLGIVDVPLICAQELDIEGAMPRVVRILAHVESDTPRADISHVYLGAAAALRKDIAQ from the coding sequence GTGGCGGTACGAGCGGTCCGGGGAGCCGTCCAACTTCAGCGGGACGACGCCGGCCACATGGACGAGCAGGTCGGCGCCCTCCTCACCGCCGTCATGGAACGCAACGCGCTCAGCGCCGACGACCTCATCAGCATCTGGTTCACGGCCACCCCCGACCTGCACAGCGACTTCCCGGCGGCCGCCGCCCGCAAGCTCGGCATCGTGGACGTGCCGCTGATCTGCGCCCAGGAACTCGACATCGAGGGCGCCATGCCGCGGGTGGTGCGGATACTCGCGCACGTCGAGTCGGACACCCCGCGTGCCGACATCAGTCACGTCTACCTCGGCGCCGCGGCCGCCCTGCGCAAGGACATCGCCCAGTGA
- a CDS encoding Rieske (2Fe-2S) protein, whose product MTSPTTRRTVLLATGGAAAALTVGCSQYGDGSSSSSKTSTNASAGQELSKTSDIPVGGGKIFADEKVVVTQPTKDDFKAFSAICTHQGCTVATVADGLIHCPCHQSEFRIADGSVARGPAPKPLPAEQITVVGGAIRLA is encoded by the coding sequence ATGACTTCCCCCACGACACGACGCACGGTCCTCCTGGCGACGGGCGGCGCGGCAGCGGCGCTCACTGTGGGCTGCAGCCAGTACGGCGACGGCAGCTCGTCGTCCTCCAAGACGTCCACGAACGCCTCCGCCGGCCAGGAGCTCTCGAAGACGAGCGACATCCCCGTCGGCGGCGGCAAGATCTTCGCCGACGAGAAGGTCGTCGTCACACAGCCGACGAAGGACGACTTCAAGGCGTTCTCCGCGATCTGCACCCATCAGGGCTGCACGGTCGCCACCGTCGCCGACGGTCTGATCCACTGCCCCTGCCACCAGAGCGAGTTCCGCATCGCGGACGGCTCGGTGGCCCGCGGCCCGGCGCCGAAGCCGCTGCCCGCCGAGCAGATCACCGTCGTGGGCGGCGCGATCCGCCTGGCCTGA
- a CDS encoding prephenate dehydrogenase — MRTALVIGTGLIGTSAALALAQRGVVVHLADHDPEQARTAAALGAGTDEEPQGPVDLAIIAAPPAHVAGVLADAMRRGVARGYLDVASVKGGPRRELQALGLDLSAYIGSHPMSGREKSGPLAATGDLFEGRPWVLTPTRDTDTEVLNLALELVSHCRAVPVVMDADAHDRAVALVSHMPHLVSSMVAARLENAEEAAVRLCGQGIRDVTRIAASDPRMWIDILSANPGPVADLLTDVAADLEETVQSLRALQSSDDAERRAGADGVENVLRRGNAGQVRVPGKHGAAPRAYEIVAVLIDDQPGQLARIFADAGQAGVNIEDVRIEHATGQQAGLVQLMVEPKSAAPLSSALRERGWAIRQ, encoded by the coding sequence GTGAGGACCGCGCTCGTCATCGGAACCGGGCTGATCGGCACGTCCGCCGCCCTGGCCCTCGCCCAGCGGGGCGTCGTCGTCCACCTCGCCGACCACGATCCCGAGCAGGCCCGTACGGCCGCCGCGCTCGGCGCCGGCACCGACGAGGAGCCGCAGGGACCGGTCGACCTCGCGATCATCGCCGCCCCGCCCGCCCATGTGGCCGGCGTGCTCGCCGACGCGATGCGCCGGGGGGTGGCCCGCGGCTACCTCGACGTGGCGAGCGTCAAGGGCGGCCCGCGCCGTGAGCTGCAGGCCCTCGGCCTCGACCTGTCGGCCTACATCGGCAGCCACCCCATGTCGGGCCGGGAGAAGTCCGGACCGCTGGCCGCGACCGGCGACCTCTTCGAGGGGCGCCCCTGGGTGCTCACGCCGACCCGGGACACCGACACCGAGGTGCTGAACCTCGCCCTGGAGCTGGTCTCGCACTGCCGGGCCGTCCCCGTGGTCATGGACGCGGACGCCCACGACCGTGCCGTCGCCCTCGTCTCCCACATGCCGCACCTCGTCTCCAGCATGGTCGCGGCGCGTCTGGAGAACGCCGAGGAGGCCGCCGTGCGGCTGTGCGGGCAGGGCATCCGGGACGTCACCCGGATCGCCGCCTCCGACCCCCGGATGTGGATCGACATCCTGTCCGCGAACCCCGGGCCGGTCGCCGACCTGCTCACCGACGTCGCCGCCGACCTGGAGGAGACGGTGCAGTCGCTGCGGGCCCTGCAGTCCTCCGACGACGCCGAGCGCCGGGCGGGCGCCGACGGCGTGGAGAACGTGCTGCGCCGGGGCAACGCGGGCCAGGTACGGGTCCCCGGCAAGCACGGGGCGGCTCCGCGGGCCTACGAGATCGTCGCCGTGCTGATCGACGACCAGCCGGGGCAGCTGGCCCGCATCTTCGCCGACGCCGGACAGGCCGGCGTGAACATCGAGGACGTCCGCATCGAGCACGCGACGGGGCAGCAGGCGGGTCTCGTGCAGCTGATGGTCGAGCCGAAGTCGGCGGCGCCGCTGTCGTCGGCTTTGCGGGAGCGGGGCTGGGCCATCCGCCAGTAG
- a CDS encoding segregation and condensation protein A produces MTSNNASVPGPGAAAGRRRALGRGPGPAPAGPEPGAQPVATDSAAAETVPEPAATEANPEPVAADAAAREPETGREPVTPDSAALKPETGAEPVAVVGAALELETGAEPVAAEPVAPERETAREPVVPHAPTRDPERGAEPVAAVAAAPGTVAVPGAVPAGSVSAPEAGAGVPDGVFKVRLANFEGPFDLLLQLISKHKLDVTEVALSKVTDEFIAHIRAMGPDWDLDQTTEFLVVAATLLDLKAARLLPAAEVEDEADLALLEARDLLFARLLQYRAYKQIADIFTHRLESEGRRYPRTVGLEPHHAELLPEVVISIGAEGFARLAVKAMQPRAKPQVYVDHIHAPLVSVQEQAGIVVARLRELGEASFRALVADTDDTLTVVARFLALLELYREKAVALDQETALGELLVRWTGGDGDAQPRVTDEFDRPPEEPGKETKT; encoded by the coding sequence ATGACCTCGAACAACGCCTCCGTCCCCGGCCCCGGCGCAGCAGCCGGCCGCCGACGTGCGCTGGGGCGGGGGCCGGGCCCGGCACCCGCCGGTCCGGAGCCCGGGGCCCAGCCCGTCGCAACGGATTCGGCCGCAGCGGAAACGGTTCCGGAACCGGCCGCCACGGAGGCGAACCCGGAACCGGTTGCCGCAGACGCCGCCGCCCGGGAGCCGGAAACGGGCCGGGAACCGGTCACTCCTGACTCTGCAGCCTTGAAGCCGGAAACAGGTGCGGAACCGGTTGCGGTCGTTGGCGCGGCCCTGGAGCTGGAAACAGGTGCGGAACCGGTTGCCGCAGAGCCCGTCGCGCCGGAACGGGAAACGGCCCGGGAACCGGTTGTCCCGCATGCGCCCACCCGTGATCCGGAAAGAGGTGCGGAACCGGTTGCCGCAGTCGCTGCTGCTCCGGGAACCGTTGCCGTACCGGGAGCTGTCCCTGCGGGTTCCGTGTCCGCGCCGGAGGCGGGGGCGGGGGTGCCCGATGGTGTCTTCAAGGTTCGGCTCGCCAACTTCGAGGGTCCCTTCGACCTGCTGCTCCAGCTGATCTCCAAGCACAAGCTGGACGTCACCGAGGTCGCGCTGTCGAAGGTCACCGACGAGTTCATTGCGCACATCAGGGCGATGGGCCCCGACTGGGACCTGGACCAGACGACCGAGTTCCTGGTCGTCGCCGCCACGCTGCTCGATCTGAAGGCGGCGCGGCTGCTGCCCGCCGCCGAGGTCGAGGACGAGGCCGACCTGGCGCTGCTGGAGGCGCGGGACCTGCTCTTCGCCCGTCTGCTGCAGTACCGCGCCTACAAGCAGATCGCCGACATCTTCACGCACCGGCTGGAGAGCGAGGGCCGCCGCTACCCACGCACCGTGGGGCTGGAGCCGCATCACGCCGAGCTGCTGCCCGAGGTGGTCATCAGCATCGGCGCGGAAGGGTTCGCGCGACTCGCGGTCAAGGCGATGCAGCCGAGGGCCAAGCCGCAGGTGTACGTCGACCACATCCACGCGCCGTTGGTGAGCGTGCAGGAGCAGGCCGGGATCGTCGTCGCACGGCTGCGTGAACTCGGCGAGGCCAGTTTCCGGGCCCTGGTGGCGGACACCGACGACACCCTCACCGTCGTCGCCCGCTTTCTCGCGCTGCTGGAGCTGTACCGGGAGAAGGCCGTCGCCCTCGACCAGGAGACCGCGCTCGGTGAGCTGCTGGTGCGCTGGACCGGTGGGGACGGGGACGCGCAGCCCAGGGTCACCGACGAGTTCGACCGGCCCCCCGAGGAGCCCGGGAAGGAGACGAAGACGTGA
- a CDS encoding ADP-ribosylglycohydrolase family protein, whose translation MTTSTTVRKRATGSLLGLALGDALGFPTEFDDIPSILAKCGPWREMELPAHAFVSDDTQMTLAVGRALRTAMDRGLLVPTSLVPQLRKEFVAWNRSPDNNRAPGRTCLTACDLLEDDTRLWQDASQIGSKGCGANMRVAPLGLVPGLSDEQRAGAAQLQAALTHGHPTALAASDLTAHAVRLLAQGADPAALVGLLRSYALDNRSRYHHRWLGDLWTRSQDPSPEHFITRGWDECLAVLERLQETLRRPSPETDPCLAAGEGWIAEEAMAAGLLCFLLFPDEPVTALRRAACSSGDSDSIACLAGAFAGAHAGADAWPTAWADRIEYHGELMTLGALWDQ comes from the coding sequence ATGACCACCTCGACCACCGTCCGAAAGCGCGCCACCGGGTCCCTGCTGGGACTCGCGCTGGGGGACGCGCTCGGGTTTCCGACCGAGTTCGACGACATCCCGTCGATTCTCGCCAAGTGCGGGCCCTGGCGGGAGATGGAGCTCCCGGCGCACGCCTTCGTCTCCGACGACACCCAGATGACCCTGGCGGTCGGGCGCGCCCTGCGGACCGCCATGGACCGCGGGCTGCTCGTGCCGACCTCCCTGGTGCCGCAGCTGCGCAAGGAGTTCGTGGCCTGGAACCGGTCACCCGACAACAACCGGGCCCCGGGGCGCACCTGCCTGACCGCGTGCGACCTCCTCGAGGACGACACGCGGCTGTGGCAGGACGCCAGTCAGATCGGCTCCAAGGGTTGCGGAGCCAACATGCGCGTCGCCCCGCTCGGGCTCGTCCCCGGCCTCAGCGACGAGCAGCGGGCCGGCGCCGCCCAGCTCCAGGCCGCCCTCACCCACGGGCATCCCACCGCGCTCGCCGCCTCCGACCTCACCGCGCACGCCGTCCGGCTGCTCGCGCAGGGCGCCGACCCCGCAGCGCTGGTCGGTCTGCTGCGCTCGTACGCCCTCGACAACCGCTCCCGCTACCACCACCGCTGGCTCGGCGACCTGTGGACCCGCAGCCAGGACCCGAGCCCGGAGCACTTCATCACGCGCGGCTGGGACGAGTGCCTCGCCGTGCTGGAGCGGCTCCAGGAGACGCTGCGCCGCCCCTCGCCCGAGACCGACCCGTGTCTGGCCGCGGGGGAGGGGTGGATCGCCGAGGAGGCCATGGCCGCCGGTCTGCTGTGCTTCCTGCTCTTCCCCGACGAGCCGGTGACCGCGCTGCGGCGGGCCGCCTGCTCGTCCGGCGACTCCGACTCCATCGCCTGCCTCGCGGGCGCCTTCGCGGGCGCGCACGCCGGCGCGGACGCCTGGCCCACGGCGTGGGCGGACCGGATCGAGTACCACGGCGAACTGATGACGCTCGGGGCGCTGTGGGACCAGTGA
- the scpB gene encoding SMC-Scp complex subunit ScpB, giving the protein MVVDEPATEEHLAKILQRPRRSVADALRELADEYTVQGRGFELRLVAGGWRFYTRPEFAAAVEGFVLDGQQARLTQAALETLAVVAYRQPVSRSRVSAVRGVNCDGVMRTLLQRGLVEEAGAEPETGAILYVTTNYFLERMGLRGLDELPELAPFLPEAEAIEAETQEGVPSFDPDAPDSEDADDKTEL; this is encoded by the coding sequence ATGGTCGTCGACGAGCCCGCGACCGAGGAGCATCTCGCGAAGATCCTCCAGCGTCCGCGGCGCAGCGTCGCGGACGCGCTGCGCGAGCTGGCCGACGAGTACACCGTGCAGGGGCGCGGTTTCGAGTTGAGGCTCGTCGCGGGCGGCTGGCGGTTCTACACCCGGCCGGAGTTCGCGGCGGCCGTCGAGGGGTTCGTCCTGGACGGCCAGCAGGCCCGGCTCACCCAGGCGGCGCTGGAGACCCTGGCGGTCGTGGCCTACCGCCAGCCGGTCAGCCGCAGCAGGGTCTCGGCGGTGCGCGGAGTGAACTGCGACGGTGTGATGCGCACCCTGCTCCAGCGCGGTCTGGTGGAGGAGGCGGGCGCGGAACCCGAAACAGGTGCGATCCTGTACGTGACGACGAACTACTTTCTGGAGCGGATGGGCCTGCGCGGTCTGGACGAGCTCCCGGAGCTCGCGCCCTTCCTGCCTGAGGCGGAGGCGATCGAGGCCGAGACCCAGGAGGGCGTGCCGTCGTTCGATCCGGACGCTCCGGATTCCGAGGACGCAGACGACAAGACGGAACTTTGA